Genomic segment of Saccharomycodes ludwigii strain NBRC 1722 chromosome VI, whole genome shotgun sequence:
taatggagTTTTTGGATATACAGTCGATGCTTATAGGTTGTATGCTGCTACTGGTATGGCTTGTAATTCATTTGTTAGAAGCTTTATGAGCGGTGTCTTCCCACTTTTCGGTTTACAAATGTACGAAAGGATGGGTATTAATTGGGctggattttttttaagttgtTTAAATATTCTGATGATTCCAGttccctttttatttaataaatatggtGCGTATTTAAGATCCAAAAGCCCTTACAGTTGGGATGATGAAGACACTTAATGAAAAACTCACGTGATTTGATATAAACATTTTGGATTACGTAAACTTTTTGAGCTgttattttccaataaatgccttttctaaaaatatgttgaaattaaaaatttttatctatgatttattcaattgataaagaaagaagaaaaagaaagaagaaaaagaaagaagagaaaaaaaaaaattaaaatagaataacaaataaaattaaataaactCACAacctatttatttatttatttatttatttttttttgttaactttttttatgtacTTAAACTTATCACCAATGGTCATAGGataaaacataaaattCAGATTAACGTGtttatgaaattaaaataatacatttattaataaatgagtaaaattaacttttataaagatatttttttgtttggtaATAATACCTCTAACATTAATAACAACCAACAAGATACTCACACTAAACAAAAAGGCCTAGAGACTCACCATACGTGGCTAATATCCGCACATCAGATCGAAACTATAGCATGGTTTTTGAATTTACTGGCCAAAAGCGAGAAATTAGAAACTTTTAAAGGCCAAAGAATTGGATATTATCAAATACGCCTAAAGGAcgatttaaaaattgatgTTTTTATAACTAGGTTTCCTTTAGCTTCTGTTGAAGAGAAATTTTTATCCTTCCCGCAGAAATTAGGCACTAAATTTAATAGAACTATTCTTATGTTAGACTGGGAACACGATAATAAGTTTAAATGGGGAAGTGATATgattaaagaaaacaaaataaaatatgcTACTATTCTTATGTGCAATGTGTCCCAtgcaaaatatttagaaaGGAATAAAGTTGAATGGAATACTCAAAAAATGGATTTTATTAATCAGTTTATAAGGTTGGTtgcattaaaaaatcagGTTTCACTGGTTTATTCACTGTCTTTGAACAATTTGGATTCTTTATTGGAACTACTGTTGGAAAAAGATTCGCATAATCATAATGATCCAACTGTGGAAAACTTTATTGATTTAGACAGGTTATGTATACTCAAGGGCCAAGATTCTATAAGTAAAATCCAAATGATGGATGAAACATTTCCGGTAAATGATTCTTTAACTGATATAGTGGAAAATAGATATGAACAAATAATTCCAAATGAGAATGGAGAATTGCTAAAACCCGGGGATATTTCATATGTTTCAGAAGTTAGGAATAAGaatattgatgaaaatgacGATTGTAGAAGTGTCGAAGATTTATTAGCATTTTTGTATAAAGagcaaaaacaaaaataatactttcttttttgagtaccaatttttattatcatatttttgtagTTTGTATGAGTTATTTTTGGCCTGgtaagaaaataaaaaataaaaaaaaaaaaaaaaaaaaaaaaaacgtacaagaaaaaagaaaagcgGTTTCAGGGAATGCGGACATTCggaaaaaacaacaaaagaatttttttgtgcgttttttttttatttttttatttttatttttttatttttaactcgtgtttttttttccactcagcattttaaataacttgactaatttttttttttagagtTACTTGTTCTTAACTGCTTTTATTAGCAAGCATTTGTATAATATGATCCCCATTTCATTTCAGATATTGAACCTTGACCGACATACAGTGATATAAagtgtattattttcatttacacatctataattaaaatcaaagtttatgtttataaaatatataaaaaaaggaaggaaaaaaaaaaaaaaaaagaaaaagaaaaaaaaagaaattgagTGCGGCCCATAcactttttaaaactaaaatttattaaaaaagttaactGGATTAATGactaaaaaattgtataacaagaaaaataatcgTACTCataccaacaataataacaatactaataattcCATACCTAATAGTGCACTAAAAAGGAATAAAAGCTTACAAAAAGATAGACAAGAAACTATGAAGAATAGAGCGAATACTATACTCAACAAGGGAACAATAAAGGAAATAgatgatgaaaaagaagagataAAGGATGATGGTACCAATAAAAACTCTTCTTGTAATGATGGGCTTTCAAATATTGTACaggtaaataaaaaaaatactaataacgCGAATTCAGagtttaaaataatatcgcAAAACGATGCTATATCGGATAATGACAATATGCACAATTTAAAACTGATTTCTTCTTATAATGATACTGATATGGCGAGAAGAGAGTCAACGCCTTCTACTGCCTCAAGTAGTAGTGATTCCTTTATTGCAGCACCCCCTAACCGATTTGCTAATGCTATGTTCAATATATCATTTAACCACAAAGATAATGTGTGCGACAATGAAAATGGCAATAAAAACGACAATGTtaatggtattattaatggaaATCTGAAACACAGTACCTCTGCTAAACGGAGAAGGAGGTCAAGTGCCGTGCCCTCTTCCAAGACTGATTTACAAATGCCCACTTTAAAACACGAAGACAGCAATGGTTCTTTACAATCAGATAttccaaagaaaaagaaaaaattactaaaaCCACCGGCTATCACATTGAAAGAGCGTGCTTTAACGAAGAAGTTATCTGTCAAAGATTTGAGGGATCTGATACTATATGTATtgcaaaagaaaaatgtaAATTGTCCGACTTGGTTGCAagtggaaaataaaaaccaaaTAACTAAGGTGATAACACTTTTTGTTCCTGGTTTACAACCATCAGATTACCTTAATAGCGAGGAAGAAGGAAAGGAGGAATATATAGGGTTTCCCGAACTATTAACAACTACTAAAGGCCGCAAATCGATACGTCCCCGTTTTATAGAGTCGGGAATATTTTCCAACTGTTCCACAGTATATGTTCAAGCACCTGGTTCGAAAAAATCACTGTTTTCATCTTACAATGCATTTATTAATGTTGGATTATCCAAAgctgaaaaacaaaaaattataaatgaaTTAGGTCTTCGCAAAATCACAATTAATGATTTGTTAATGCATATTAGTGATTTAATCGAAGCCAATTATCCTATTCATCCAGACACTCCGGGTTTGTCTTCTGAGTCTAAGCTTTTAGTTTTGCAGGAAAACTCCTGCAAGAAAGACTGGATAAATACGGTTCATTTTGATCACCCTGCCCCCCACATATTTGCATTGGATTGTGAAATGTGCTTGACAAAGCATGGCCATGAACTAACTAGGGTCAGCATTGTGGATTTTAATGGAAGGGAAGTATACGACCAGTTAGTTAAACCCGAAAACGAGATTATTGATTATTTAACTAAGTATAGTGGTATTACAAGGGagattttggaaaatatcaCTTATACATTAGAACAAGTTCAACAGGATATTCTGAAGATACTAAGCGCTGATGATATATTGATTGGTCATTCACTTCAATCagatttaaaagttttaaaaatgagaCATCCGAAAATTGTGGATACttccaaaatttttgatCATAAAGCTGGTCCACCATTTAGACCTTCGTTAAAATATCTGGCATTCacttatttaaataaagtgATCCAAAATGATGATTTAAATGGTCACGATTCGTTTATTGATGCAAAAATATGTATGGAATTAACAAAGGCCAAGATTGTTAATGGCTTAGCTTATGGGTTGAACGTTAATACCGAAAG
This window contains:
- the RNH70 gene encoding Rnh70p (similar to Saccharomyces cerevisiae YGR276C | RNH70 | RNase H), giving the protein MTKKLYNKKNNRTHTNNNNNTNNSIPNSALKRNKSLQKDRQETMKNRANTILNKGTIKEIDDEKEEIKDDGTNKNSSCNDGLSNIVQVNKKNTNNANSEFKIISQNDAISDNDNMHNLKLISSYNDTDMARRESTPSTASSSSDSFIAAPPNRFANAMFNISFNHKDNVCDNENGNKNDNVNGIINGNLKHSTSAKRRRRSSAVPSSKTDLQMPTLKHEDSNGSLQSDIPKKKKKLLKPPAITLKERALTKKLSVKDLRDLILYVLQKKNVNCPTWLQVENKNQITKVITLFVPGLQPSDYLNSEEEGKEEYIGFPELLTTTKGRKSIRPRFIESGIFSNCSTVYVQAPGSKKSLFSSYNAFINVGLSKAEKQKIINELGLRKITINDLLMHISDLIEANYPIHPDTPGLSSESKLLVLQENSCKKDWINTVHFDHPAPHIFALDCEMCLTKHGHELTRVSIVDFNGREVYDQLVKPENEIIDYLTKYSGITREILENITYTLEQVQQDILKILSADDILIGHSLQSDLKVLKMRHPKIVDTSKIFDHKAGPPFRPSLKYLAFTYLNKVIQNDDLNGHDSFIDAKICMELTKAKIVNGLAYGLNVNTESIFRILCKSDGIRSITLNDYASKLHFLTQRESKDNCQSFKCTKDEEIIEHVKKYMNDADFFVGRMRNLEFARNYSPQRGDNIKVSSDAIDDLGNKNFDKNEMQKLKENITNLYNSVPNSTLIVLFSGSGDVRKYMELNQKMNKIKNKEEREKFQKEHSRELETYVQCAREAVCTLILKRA
- the DYN3 gene encoding dynein light intermediate chain (similar to Saccharomyces cerevisiae YMR299C | DYN3 | DYNein) — encoded protein: MSKINFYKDIFLFGNNTSNINNNQQDTHTKQKGLETHHTWLISAHQIETIAWFLNLLAKSEKLETFKGQRIGYYQIRLKDDLKIDVFITRFPLASVEEKFLSFPQKLGTKFNRTILMLDWEHDNKFKWGSDMIKENKIKYATILMCNVSHAKYLERNKVEWNTQKMDFINQFIRLVALKNQVSLVYSLSLNNLDSLLELLLEKDSHNHNDPTVENFIDLDRLCILKGQDSISKIQMMDETFPVNDSLTDIVENRYEQIIPNENGELLKPGDISYVSEVRNKNIDENDDCRSVEDLLAFLYKEQKQK